AGGGGACCAGGTTGCTGTGATGTTCAGCCACGGACAGGGCAATTTCATCGCCTTCTTTTATAAATTCCATTCCATAGCTATAAGCAAGCAGATTAAGAGACTCTGTTGTATTCTGTGTAAAAACGACCTCTTCCGGTTTGGCATGGACAAACTCTGCCACAGAAGCTCTGGCACGTTCATGTACTTCTGTAGCTCTGGCCGCCAGCTCGTAAACGCCGCGGTAGGGGTTGGCATTGTCTTTCTCGTAATAGGAAGAGATGGCATTAAGAACCTGGCGGGGACGCTGCGTTGTTGCTGCATTATCCAGATAAATCAGCCTTTTTCCGTTTTCAGGTACGGTAAGGACAGGAAAATCATGAAGCATTTGATTTTGGGTCATTTTCCTTAAGCCTCCTTTCAATCTGCAGAGCCAGCTCTTCTCTTAAAGATTCATCAGGAATCTGATCCAGAACTGGCGAGAATCTGCCTTCGACCAAAAGCATTCTTGCCTCAGCGGGGGTTAATCCCCGGGAGCATAGATAATAAATCTGGGTCTCATCCAAACGTCCAATGGTTGCAGCATGTTGCCCCTCCACCTGTTCTTCACCACAGAGGATAAGTGGAACCGTACGGTTCCTTACACTCTTTCCAAGCATCAGAACCTCTTCGGTTTCATGGCCTGCCGCATAGACAGCACCTCTTTTGAAATCGATGGTCCCGCGCAGAACCTTACTGCTTTTCCCGGCGAGAACACCTGCGGTATACATGTCACATCGCGTTGACTTTCCATAGTGATCCGCTATATCGTTGAAATCGAAAATCTGAGTCTGATCCCCGAAATAGATGGTATCTAGCTGATAGCTGCTTTCTTTTCCGTCCAGGCTGGCCCTTGAACCTAAAGCTGCACAAGACCCGCCCAAGACAGCGCGTACAACCTCTACCCGGGCTCCATCCTCTGCATAGATGGCAACGCCGTTCCAGCTTCTGGAGGTTCTGTTTAAATTCTGAATCTGAATCAGTTTAACCCGGGCACCTTTTTTGGCGTAAATCCTGGTAAGCTCTGCCGTAGATCCGGAAACCTGCTCATCAGATGCGATTTCCTGCATAAATGTGACACGGCTTCCATCCTCTGCGTAGATTCCATAGCTTCCGATAACCGTATCAGAAGCTGAAGAAACAGAGACTTTCATCCTTACGGTCTGATGCACGCTTTCCTTTACTTTCAGAAAGCAGGAAACATTTGCATGCTGTATTACATAGTTGTCATAGACTTTCCCTATGCCACTTTCTATATGCACAGTTTCTCCCGGAAAGTTCTTCATTCTCTCAATTCCGGAAGGTAAAGGGGAAAGTGATAAGTTTTCTTCCGGGAATTCTTTTTTCTGTGTATCCACAAGAGAGAATTCTTTCCCTGCCCAATTGACACCCAGATGGTTCCAGGTGGGTACAGGCAGGACATTGATTCTGTCTGTCATAGCTCATACCTCCTCTCAGCCTATGCTGCCTTTCATCTCCAGGTGAATCAGATTGTTCATCTCGACTGCGTATTCCAGCGGAAGCTCTTTTGCAATCGGCTCCGCAAACCCGCCTACGATGAAGGCGCGGGCATCATCCTCAGAAAGGCCGCGACTCATCAGATAGAATACAGCCTGCTCGCTGATTCGCCCGATTTTTGCCTCATGGCCCACATCTGCTTCGTCACACTGGATATCCATAACAGGTATGGTATCTGATCTGGACCGGTCATCCAACATCAGGGATTCACAGGCGACTGCGGACTTACTGCCGGATGCCTCCGGGGCAACTTTAACCAGGCTTCGGAAGGTAGATACCCCGCCATCTCTCGAAATGGATTTGGTAGATATGTGAGAAGTGGTGTTGGGTGCCCCATGGACTACTTTGGCACCTGTATCCAGGTTTTGGCCTCCGCCGGCAAAGGTAATTCCGGTAAATTCCATACGGCTTCCTTCACCCTTTAATATACTCATGGGATAGAGATAGGAAATATGGGAGCCAAAGGAGCCGGACACCCATTCGATGGTACCGCCCTTTTCTACACGCGCACGTTTTGTATTTAAGTTATACATATTCTTAGACCAGTTTTCAATCGTGGAATAACGAAGCCTTGCATTCTCGCCCACATAAAGTTCAACACAGCCCGCATGGAGATTGTTTACACTGTACTTTGGTGCAGAGCAGCCTTCTATAAAATGAAGGTATGCGCCTTTGTCCACAATAATGAGGGTGTGTTCAAACTGGCCGGCCCCCGGAGCATTCAATCTGAAATAGGATTGAAGGGGAATCTCCACAGATACACCGGGTGGTACGTATACAAAAGAACCGCCGGACCATACGGCTCCGTGAAGTGCGGCAAATTTATGATCCGAGGGAGGAACCAGCTTCATAAAATGCTTTCTGACCATATCTTCATAAGGACCGGTCAGAGCACTTTCCATATCCGTATAAATAACGCCCTGGGCAGCAGCAGCAGCGGAAATATTATGATAAACAACCTCAGAATCGTATTGGGCACCTACACCTGCCAGTGACTTTCGCTCCGCTTCCGGGATACCAAGCCTTTCAAAAGTATTTTTAATATCCTCCGGAACCTCGGACCATTTCCCACGCATGGTGGTATCCGGACGGACATAGGTGACGATATCCTCCAGATGCAGATCGTCCAGAGAAGGTCCCCAGTTGGGCACCGGAATACTGTTGTACAACTGTAGCGATTTCATCCGGAAAACACGCATCCAGGCAGGGTCATGCTTTTCATCAGAAATTTTTCTGACAATCGATTCCGTAAGACCTGACTGTACCTCAAAGGAAGGGTGTACTTCATCCCTGATATCGTAGATGCTTCGATCCACTTCATCCACCCTTGTTTTTTCTTCGTCAAAGGCTCTCATGTCCGGCTACCTCCTTTTCTATATTGCTAAATCCCTGCTCAATAATCTCAGTGGCTAAGTCCGGTCCTCCTGTCTTTGCAATCTTTCCGTCTTCCAGGATATGAACATAATCAATGTCCATTCCTTCCAGAATTTTGGCACTGTGTGTGATAATCAGAACCGCATTCTTATGATTATGATAGGCATTAATGCCCTTTGATACAGTTTTTACGGCATCCACATCCAAACCGGAATCCGTCTCATCAAGGAGAGCGAGTTTCGGCTGAAGCATCAAAAGCTGGAGAATTTCCGCTTTCTTTTTCTCACCTCCGGAAAAGCCCACATTCAGATAACGGTCTGCATATGTGGGGTTTATGTCAAGCGCTTCCATCTGTGCCTTTAATTCTTTCTGGAAAGCCATGATTCTGGGAGGCCGCCCCTCAACGGCACCTTTGGCGGTGCGCAAAAAGTTCTCAAGGGTTACGCCGGGTATTTCCTCAGGAGCCTGGAAGGACAGGAAAATACCTGCTCTTGCTCTTACATCGGTTTTTTCGCCGGTAATATCCTTTCCTTCTAAAAGAATCTTACCCTTTACAATTTCATACCTTGGATCTCCCATGACCGCAGACACCAGTGTTGATTTACCAGTTCCGTTTGGTCCCATCAAAACATGGATTTCTCCTTTATTTATCCTCAGACTGACACCGTCAAGAATCAGGTTGCCGTCTACTGAAACACTTAAATCCTGAATTTCAAGCAATGTGTTGCTCATCGTATATGCCTCCTTTCTGGTGCGCCGGCATGGTCATATTCGCTGCTACCAGGCCGGACAACAGACAGTTGAAATTTTATTAGTTATGACTAACATATCTATATTAAATACTATACCTTTTATAAACGGATTGCAAGCCCTGAAAAGATAATATTTTATACAATGTTTAAGTTTTATGAAGCATTTGGTATTTTTTAGGGCTTATTCCGGTTTTTTCTTTAAAGGAGCGGCTGAAATGAGATAAATTATTATATCCCGCCAGACTGCATACATCATCGATTCCAGTTCCGCATAGCAATAATTCCTTGGCCTTCATAATGCGGCAATGAATCAGGTACTGATTCGGACTCATGCCGGTTACTTCTCTGAATGAAGTACATAGATACGATTTATTAATAAAAAAAATATCTGATAGGAGGTTCAGCGTGATTTCCTTATCATAATTCATATGTATATAATTAATAACCTGATAAATCGTATGATAATCAGAGGTATTCTTAAATGAAATCGTATGATAATTCCGATATTGCTGGTTTACCTTAAGTAAAAATTCACCCAAAAGAAATTTAGGATACAGATCAAAGCCAAACATTGTATCAGGCATATCTGCGGATTGAATGATTCTTTCAAGAATCGCCCTGCATTGAGAAGCTTCATCTTCTGAAAGCGGTAAAATACAAGGGTTCTTAAAGGGACGAAAATAAAAGCATTCTAGCAGGTCTGTTTGTACGGAAGAAAAGAAATCTATAAACTCCGGTTTAAAGACAACCACATATCTTTCATTAGGAGTGCCAGGGTGAGTCAAATGATTATAATGAAGATCCATGTGATTAAAGATCAGGAGCGTGTTCGCAGAAAGGGTGTGGGAGGTATCGCCGATATTGCAGTCCATTCCATCAGAACACAGAAGAATCAGTTCAAGATCATCATGTATATGGTAGGTACCCTGTACACTGGTAGTAGTGATTTTATGCTGTACAGAAAAGCTTTCTGAAAACATTTCCTTATACTGTTTATAATTATCCGGCATTATAAGGACCTCCTTAAAAATTCTTCTGGAATATTTCTATAACAACATTATAAGACATGGAGAGAGGAAGTAGCAACAGGGTGTTAAGAATTATCAAAAAAACAGATGTTTATGCAAAAAAACATTCTGTTTATCTGCTAAAATAGATGTACGAAATAATGTAAGGGTCAAAAGGTCTTTTGATCCTATGATGTTGCGGAAACGAGGAGGTTTCATATGGAGATTGGAAGACTTGATGAATATCTGTATGATTTGGAAAACAGGATTCAGGAAGAGACTGAGGAGAAGCTTACAGATGCGTGGATTGATTTTGTTAATCACAAAAAGAAAAGCGGGTATTTTGCACCTGAGAGAATAAAGGTCAGTGAGCCTGGTATTAAATGGCCGGAAATCATGATTAACGACGCCATTGAGGACTATACACGGATGGCCATATCCGAGCTTGCGAAGTGCTCTTCCATGTTGGAAAGAGGGGGAGGGGAGCTCTTAAGTATCCGTGCAAATTACGGAACCGGCATTATCCCCACGATGTTCGGCGCTCCGTTCTTTATTATGCCTTATGAAAATAATACACTGCCATGTACGAGAAACCTGGTAAAGGGAGAAGGGGTTATTGAAAAGCTTCTGGAGGATGGAGTCCCGGATTTAAGGGCGGGGATTTCCAGGAGGGTATTCGAATTTGCAGAGTTTTACAAAGAGGCAATACGGAATTATCCGAAAATACAGAAGTATGTACACGTCTATGTTCCGGATTTACAAGGACCTCTTTCACTTACGGAGAACCTTATGGGATCTGATATGTATATTGACTTATATGAGGAGCCGGAACAGATAGAAGCTGTGCTGCAGTTAA
The window above is part of the Novisyntrophococcus fermenticellae genome. Proteins encoded here:
- the sufB gene encoding Fe-S cluster assembly protein SufB, translated to MRAFDEEKTRVDEVDRSIYDIRDEVHPSFEVQSGLTESIVRKISDEKHDPAWMRVFRMKSLQLYNSIPVPNWGPSLDDLHLEDIVTYVRPDTTMRGKWSEVPEDIKNTFERLGIPEAERKSLAGVGAQYDSEVVYHNISAAAAAQGVIYTDMESALTGPYEDMVRKHFMKLVPPSDHKFAALHGAVWSGGSFVYVPPGVSVEIPLQSYFRLNAPGAGQFEHTLIIVDKGAYLHFIEGCSAPKYSVNNLHAGCVELYVGENARLRYSTIENWSKNMYNLNTKRARVEKGGTIEWVSGSFGSHISYLYPMSILKGEGSRMEFTGITFAGGGQNLDTGAKVVHGAPNTTSHISTKSISRDGGVSTFRSLVKVAPEASGSKSAVACESLMLDDRSRSDTIPVMDIQCDEADVGHEAKIGRISEQAVFYLMSRGLSEDDARAFIVGGFAEPIAKELPLEYAVEMNNLIHLEMKGSIG
- a CDS encoding uroporphyrinogen decarboxylase/cobalamine-independent methonine synthase family protein, whose protein sequence is MEIGRLDEYLYDLENRIQEETEEKLTDAWIDFVNHKKKSGYFAPERIKVSEPGIKWPEIMINDAIEDYTRMAISELAKCSSMLERGGGELLSIRANYGTGIIPTMFGAPFFIMPYENNTLPCTRNLVKGEGVIEKLLEDGVPDLRAGISRRVFEFAEFYKEAIRNYPKIQKYVHVYVPDLQGPLSLTENLMGSDMYIDLYEEPEQIEAVLQLTTDTIIAMHKEWFSYFPAFSKDMCVDWGMLHRGSVMIRNDAAMNISGDCYEEFVQRYDQQILDAFEGGAIHFCGKGDHYIDRIADMRRMYAINMSQPEWNKMDIIYRHTIEKDIQIIGLNPKETTRASSAGIDLKGNVYSGVALSAWQKE
- a CDS encoding helix-turn-helix transcriptional regulator; the protein is MPDNYKQYKEMFSESFSVQHKITTTSVQGTYHIHDDLELILLCSDGMDCNIGDTSHTLSANTLLIFNHMDLHYNHLTHPGTPNERYVVVFKPEFIDFFSSVQTDLLECFYFRPFKNPCILPLSEDEASQCRAILERIIQSADMPDTMFGFDLYPKFLLGEFLLKVNQQYRNYHTISFKNTSDYHTIYQVINYIHMNYDKEITLNLLSDIFFINKSYLCTSFREVTGMSPNQYLIHCRIMKAKELLLCGTGIDDVCSLAGYNNLSHFSRSFKEKTGISPKKYQMLHKT
- the sufC gene encoding Fe-S cluster assembly ATPase SufC yields the protein MSNTLLEIQDLSVSVDGNLILDGVSLRINKGEIHVLMGPNGTGKSTLVSAVMGDPRYEIVKGKILLEGKDITGEKTDVRARAGIFLSFQAPEEIPGVTLENFLRTAKGAVEGRPPRIMAFQKELKAQMEALDINPTYADRYLNVGFSGGEKKKAEILQLLMLQPKLALLDETDSGLDVDAVKTVSKGINAYHNHKNAVLIITHSAKILEGMDIDYVHILEDGKIAKTGGPDLATEIIEQGFSNIEKEVAGHESL
- a CDS encoding SufB/SufD family protein → MTDRINVLPVPTWNHLGVNWAGKEFSLVDTQKKEFPEENLSLSPLPSGIERMKNFPGETVHIESGIGKVYDNYVIQHANVSCFLKVKESVHQTVRMKVSVSSASDTVIGSYGIYAEDGSRVTFMQEIASDEQVSGSTAELTRIYAKKGARVKLIQIQNLNRTSRSWNGVAIYAEDGARVEVVRAVLGGSCAALGSRASLDGKESSYQLDTIYFGDQTQIFDFNDIADHYGKSTRCDMYTAGVLAGKSSKVLRGTIDFKRGAVYAAGHETEEVLMLGKSVRNRTVPLILCGEEQVEGQHAATIGRLDETQIYYLCSRGLTPAEARMLLVEGRFSPVLDQIPDESLREELALQIERRLKENDPKSNAS